A single window of Oceanispirochaeta sp. M1 DNA harbors:
- a CDS encoding Rpn family recombination-promoting nuclease/putative transposase, whose amino-acid sequence MKNMVNWIKATSDIMVRVLLGQEENLPLLKDFINAVLLDRGFSALDSLTIENPINMRSVFYDKETFLDVKAKDSAGRIYDVEIQSIGSREFIQRSLYYWAKLYSAQLKTGHEYKKLNPVICINLLDFTLFPDKKEGQFHSCHMITDLDDPETVLTDHLRIHYLELPRIKVDPSRIPADRLNKWAYFFKEEGILEEDEMKILIKDDPIFEQAHETFNKFTADDELREIYEGRMKFKRDQAQFMSDAREEGREESIHGIATALKKDGISIDTIQKATGLSREEIEKL is encoded by the coding sequence ATGAAAAATATGGTGAACTGGATAAAAGCTACATCTGATATTATGGTACGCGTCCTTTTGGGTCAGGAAGAAAACCTGCCCCTGCTGAAAGATTTTATCAACGCCGTTCTTTTGGATAGAGGTTTTTCAGCCCTGGACAGTCTGACCATTGAAAATCCCATCAACATGAGGTCTGTCTTTTATGATAAAGAGACCTTTCTTGATGTGAAAGCCAAGGACAGCGCAGGGCGGATTTATGATGTAGAAATACAAAGCATCGGCAGCAGAGAGTTTATACAAAGGAGTCTCTACTACTGGGCCAAACTCTATTCAGCTCAATTGAAAACAGGACATGAATATAAAAAACTTAATCCGGTCATCTGTATAAACCTCCTGGACTTCACCCTGTTTCCTGATAAAAAAGAGGGGCAGTTTCACAGCTGTCATATGATTACCGACCTGGATGACCCGGAAACAGTATTAACGGATCATCTGAGAATCCATTATCTTGAATTGCCCCGTATAAAAGTCGATCCATCAAGGATTCCAGCAGACAGATTGAACAAGTGGGCCTATTTCTTTAAAGAAGAAGGTATTTTAGAGGAGGATGAAATGAAAATTCTGATAAAAGACGATCCCATTTTCGAACAGGCTCATGAAACCTTTAACAAATTCACCGCAGATGACGAGTTAAGGGAAATCTATGAAGGTCGTATGAAATTTAAAAGGGACCAGGCCCAATTCATGAGTGATGCTAGAGAAGAGGGCAGGGAAGAGTCTATTCATGGTATAGCCACAGCTCTCAAGAAAGATGGAATCTCAATCGATACCATCCAGAAGGCCACTGGACTTAGCCGGGAAGAAATAGAAAAACTATGA